The DNA region TGTACATGGCTTCTGATGGTTGCAGGCGAATGACAAATTCATTTCTCCCTTGTTTCTTACCTATGCATAGTTATAACAGACATGAGATCGGTTTTTGAAAGACATTATTAATTGACAGTGAATAAGTTGTAGAGAACTTAAAGGTCTGAATAGATATAATATTTGTTtctattcaatttttaattttcaagacTGTGGTAATTTAACTATAACCAAATGTTAGTCATTAAACACGCAAAAAAACTAATCAAGAGAAAATTTGAATAAGTTGATAAGAAACTACAATTACCATACTTCTAAAGATATCCCCAGGAACTTCCTTGAATTGAACCCGAATTTCTGCTTTTCTTGAATTCAGGGCTTTTCCTGCCTTGATAATAAAAGGAACGCCTGCATTCAATTTTCTCTAGAAATGAAAATTGGAACAATAACAACACAAAAACTGTGAATCAGAAGTTTCAGTATATTGATCTAAGAAAATGTATGGCCCATGTATAGTAGCAATTCAACAAATAGAGAaactaaatataaaaaataaacacaTATAATTGTGACAACTGAAATTATCAGCAAAACGGGAACTCAACCTTGCTGAGAATTGTGTATATGCAAGACAACAGTTCCAAACGTAGGTGTGTTAGAGCTGTCAGGAACTGTCGGGTCATCTGTGTATCCCTCTACTGTCCAAGAACTATCTCTTCAAGTTTTATTGGTAAAACTGATTGCAGGACCTGATAGTTCAACAAATCAAAACAAGCTTACATAAAATGTAGAATAGAATAGAACAATGTAGTGTAGATATTCATTTTTCGTACTATTATACACTGGAACAATGAATAATTTCATTTTGCAAATACTGGAAATAAAGTGATGAACTGATGATAACTATGTTCCCCTATGGAAATGATTTCTGACCTTCACTTTCTCTTCACGAATATGCTCAGGCTTAAGCGATACAGGTTTCTCCATGGCAACAAAACAGAGAACCTGCAGCAACAGTTGAAGTGGAAAAAACACACACAATAAAAAGATATGACATTCTTCATGTCTGATGACTTCCATTAAACTGAAATAAAATGGAAAGAAAAATATAACTTGACGAATATACTTTTCAGATTTAAGACTTCAAATAACCTTGAGGCACAAGCTACTTTAAGAGTAGGAAAATAAAATCCTTCTTAGAATTTCTTTATCTATGCAAAAGAGCTATAGGTGTATTCATGCAAGGATAGATACCCTTGAAAGGCACCCTCTATCTGATCAAACCATTGAGATCTTTTCCCACAACTTACCTAGTTCGTCCTGCGCAAGCTCTCATTGTTGTTATAAACTTTCTAGTGAACCAGACAATCCAATCCGATTCAAATGCTTATAGATAGATACCCTCTAAAAACAAACACACTCTCAAAATCCTCAATCACAATCTCTAGATAAGAATGTAGCCCTTGTCAAATAGTTTTGTTACCCAAAAGACCTGAAAATCAAAGGATAAAACATGTCTTTACTTCCAAACCCCTTGGTGTTCCtttagatacttgagaaatatggAGGATGACTAGATTTCTTGCATGTTTTTGTACCAAAAGATACAccaaaaaagagttttaaaataaattcagtATGTCTTTTCTTGGTGGTGGGAAGGATCCAAGGCAAAAAGGGCAAGATGTTTACTTGGATGTCGGGTTGTAAACAAGACAAGTCGAACTAAGTTTTATCTTGTTCAagcttatttaataaattaaccAAGTCAAGTCAAGCCAAAGTGAACTAAGCAATTAAAATGGCTATTTTAGTTTGACTTGATTTCTTTTTTTAATCTTGAGTTTGGTTCAAATTTGAtttgagtttggttcatttaaatgttttcgagttctcaattcaaatttgtttgactatttaaatttttatatttttaaacttgtttaattaattaatgaactTGATATTATAGGATTGTTTGTTTATTTTGAGAGCTTCTTTTCCtattgaaaattttgataaaagctttgTTGATGAATATGATTCACATATTTCGTTTATAGACAttgttcataaatattatttatgaacAGTTCCATTGATGAACTGAACACATGTCTGTTCAAGGTTGTTCATCACAAATCTgcgataaaaaaaatttcattgtAAAATCTACAACGAAATATTTTCGTCACAAAATCTCGCAAATCTGTCACAAAATTATATTTCATGGCAAATTTTACCACCAAAAGAATTTGTTGCAGAATTATCACAAAAGTTGAATATGATTTGTCATAACCAAAACATCATTTAACAAACACAAAAATAAGACATTCTACATCACATTCTCCTATCTAACAGTAGTCCATCAGAAGTCATATGGCAAACTATTTTTTCTACAAATGAGACACAGGAGACCCTTACTGCCACAAAATAGCATTCCCCGTCCAGTGCAAACACGCATCGACTAAAAGATGCAGTAATTGCACACAAAAAACAAAGACCTATGGCCAAACGTAACTATCTACTTCGCCTTATTCGGAGCCGCCTTTACGGCCTTCGACTTCTTAGCCGTCATGGGGTTCTGCGGAGCTGCAACAATCTTACGCAGGATATCCTTTCTGGTGGTCCTGGCAACCTTCGCAGAAGCAGCAACCGTCTTTGGCTTCCGCTTTTCTTCCACCTTCTTCCCCGGGGCATCCTTCTTCGCAGCCTTCCCCGTCCCCTTCGGCGTCGTCTTGGGCTTTTGCTTCGCAGCTGCCTTGGACTTCGTTTTGACGCCCACACCAGCAGGCTTGGTCTTCGCCTTTGGTTTGGGGGCAATCGCCGAGGTCTTCGGCTTTGATTTGGTGGCGATAACCGCAGGCTTCGCCTTGGGCTTCTCCGGAGTGGAGAGCTTGTAGGAGCGCTTAACCTTGGTAAGCTTGCCCTCGGCGGCGAGCTTCTTGAGCTGGgaggtgatgaacttgcggaaaTTAGACGGCAGATGCCCCTTGTGCTTATCCTCGATATACTTACCAATTGCATAAGTGCTCGATCCGCTCCTCTCCTTCAGCGTCGCAATCGCCTCTTTGATCATCTAAAACATCGAAAATCCAACTACAGATTCACTACTCCAGGAGAACCAAATCGAGGCAAACGTTCAAAATCTCAAATTCATGCGCAGGACCCTAACCTCGGCATATGGAGGATGAGACGCGGGCTTCCTCGCCTTCGAATCCTTGGACGCCATCGCTAGGGTTTTGCGAGGTCGAGGAAACCGTACGGAACATGCGAAGCAAAGCGAGTGCGTAAGACAGCGAGGGGCTTTGGAATGAGTTTAAATACAAGTACGGACGGATGGTGAAGGCTGATTGGCTCTCGGAGTCCACATGCGGATTGACCTTCCTCTTAATTTCAAATGTCGCCCCTTGGATCATCCGCTTTCAACGGTCCACTTTTTATGTATATAAATCCTTATTTCGGCTtctctttttgttttttcttcattttatgtatatatttggaaattaggttcattCAAAAGCacttttttattatataaatctTGAGAAAAATACAATATTTTGAAAATCGGATCGGTTATTGAATCAGTGTGATGATCGGATCGAGATTTTTAAGATTTAATCAGTCTAACCGATGATTCaaccgttatatatatatatatatatatatataaaatacatatAGATATTTGTTTCTAAACAGTCCAAAGAATATAGTAGTTTTGTTCAAAGAAAtgtatttttcaatattttttttaaaaaaattataactcctctactGATTTTTTCATCAAAACTGCTAATGATTTTGCTTAGGGGCGCCTGTCAAATTGATTGGATGGCTAATCTTATTTTTTTAGATAGTTGGGTGGAGATTAAATAGtgtttaaaggcaaatctaaaaGAAAACACCCATTGCGAAATCTGGgcactattaaaaaaaaaacaaaaaaaggggTGCCCCTTTATGATTCTTTTTAAAAGGGACACCCTTTAGATTTGTCAACCTTCCTCGGCATAACATGCAACAAAAGGGGCACCCATTAGATCTGTCAACCTTCCTTGGCATAACATGCAACATACCACCCTTAATGAACATTCCTTCCATTCTCTCTGTAGCAATTCACATTCATCTAAGAACAAACTCTTCTTCTCAAAAGGCCTACACCTTTCCCATTTAATTTCCTCAAACATCTTAAATCTTTTACAACCTAATTCTGAATGACGAAGTATTAGGTTCCTAATGAATAAGAGACCACTTACTAAGAATTCTTATTCAAGGTGTTTAGGGTTGCAAGTCAATTAAAGATGATATATTAGCTATTATAAAACACAAGTACAAGTAAACATAAATTAGAAAATCCATAGAAAtcataaattaaagaaaaggagTAGAGTATGTTCCTCTTCCTTTAGGATCAGATGTAATCATCcatcacaaaaaaaatgaaaaaagtgCGAGTCAAGCTACTCGTGAGCTGCTCGTGAGCCGCTCGGTCAaagcttagcttgagcttgatttTGACTGAGCTCGAGCCGGCTCGTTTAAtattcgagccgagctcgagctcctCTAATACTGGCTAGATGGCTCGTCGAGCTTTTTCGAGCCCAACTATATatgtataatatatttttatctaTTCATGTGAATATTGATAAATTTAGGTCATTAAGTAATTAATGATAAGTATTAGGGTAAAGGTGTAATTTTTgagagtttatttttaaaataaaaatatctttctAAATCCAAGTTAAAGTAGTCAATCAACTCAACCCTAATCTCATATCCTCTCACGGTCTCACCCTTTGTCGCCCTCACCTTTCGTCGCCGCCCTCACCTTTCGTCGCCGCACTCACCTTTCATCGCCGCCAACCCTTGCCCTCCATCGGCGCCGCCTACTCAACCGTCGCTGTCTCGCCTACTCAGCATCACCCTCAGTCGGGATCAGCCCTCACCCCCTTCCCCGTTGCCCTTAACCCTCATCCCCTTCCTTATCTCCCTTAATCGTCAGACGTTGCTCTCAGCCCTCACCCTCTTCCTTATCGTCCTCAATCGTCACACGTTGCCCTCAGCACTTACCCCCTTCCCTGTCACCCTCAACTTGATTATTGGAACATCAGTTTGGTTCTGTGGTGGAAGGTTGGTTTTCTACATAACATTATAAGCTAGGCTTTGAAGAAATCCTTAAGAGGAGCTGCTGGAATTGGGTTTACAGTTTACACTACGGTGAAAGCTGACAAGGTAAATTGTAAATGTGGTTATTTGTATCTTTTAAATGCTTTTTTGGAGAGGTTTCTTCTATACTGTGGTTTTCTCTATTAGCTGAGTGGAGAAATAATCTTTTGAGGTTTTCTGGACTTTGGAAATTAATATGGTGATCCTTTTGTATATTGTTGGTTCTGTATTTTTTCCCCCCAAGTCAATGGAATCATTCCTAGAGCAgtaaatgttagttagagccctagagccagtcatttgatgattgtatggactcattgtatcatattcttgtatattaataaaggtatttgtttggttattatacttatttgtattagtgccaaatagactaagtataatagcgtccttgagtagaaggttcatacctatatcaatcgattagttgaatcgatagtgagatgatatagggaacactactctaaatcattcctagtcgagtattaatattcagggacaatgttaatgcaataagactagcatgtaggtcagctcgatgacttgatctcacaagtcatggatatagagatatcaagctgacacatgggtatacattggagaatgtatacttaatgacccgccatgagaaagtatcatggatcgttatatgagtgtcatatactttctcatgtggctattagtatgactattagtccttagacctgaagtcaccatggatccctacataaggagttatgtactttggtttcgtcaaacgtcacccgtaactgggtggactataaaggcgattactgggtatataacgaattatgtagagggatgtgagtgatgtagatgagatctatccctcccatatgacgggagcgacatcggtattcttgatagagtgagaccactaagtgcatggccatgcccaaatgagtcaacattagatgttgagctgatttgatcgagtgagtctacttggagttcaagatttagattgattagaggatgacacggtctatgcctcatattgatcaatctagatgtctaggatagaaggacaatgccacatattgtgaggagtcacaattagtagtcacaaggtgatgtcggatctcgacattcttgtaaaacttgggtagtaatgatgtgttgctagataccgctcattacttatgctcctaaatgggtttagggcattgccaacgttacaagaacctatagggtcacac from Zingiber officinale cultivar Zhangliang chromosome 4B, Zo_v1.1, whole genome shotgun sequence includes:
- the LOC121978286 gene encoding histone H1-like, with the translated sequence MASKDSKARKPASHPPYAEMIKEAIATLKERSGSSTYAIGKYIEDKHKGHLPSNFRKFITSQLKKLAAEGKLTKVKRSYKLSTPEKPKAKPAVIATKSKPKTSAIAPKPKAKTKPAGVGVKTKSKAAAKQKPKTTPKGTGKAAKKDAPGKKVEEKRKPKTVAASAKVARTTRKDILRKIVAAPQNPMTAKKSKAVKAAPNKAK